In Henriciella litoralis, the genomic window GACACGGGCCGGCATGCAGCACATGCGCGGTCATGGCGGCGGCGTGATCGTGAACAATGCTTCGGTGCTGGGCTGGCGCGCCCAGAAAGGGCAGGCTCACTATGCGGCGGCCAAGGCTGGCGTCATGGCGCTGACGCGTTGCGCGGGCGTCGAGGGAGCGGAGCTGGGTGTGCGGGTGAATGCTGTTGCGCCGAGCCTGGCGATGCACCCATTCCTGCACAAGGTGACCTCACCAGAGCTGCTGGCCGAACTCGAGGCGAAAGAGGCGTATGGCCGGGCTGCCGATGTCTGGGAAATTGCGACCGTGATCGCGTTCCTCGCCAGCGACTATTCCACTTACATGACGGGCGAGATCGTGTCCGTTTCCAGCCAGAGGGCTTGAGGCATGCCGATGGTCTTCCAAACGCCTTCCGCCCTCGTCGGCTCTGAAGGTCAAAAGCTGGGGCCGACCGACTGGCTCACCATTGATCAGGCCCGGATTGACGGCTTTGCCGACTGTACTGATGACCATCAGTGGATTCATGTTGATGTGGACGAGGCTGCGAATGGGCCGTTCGGCGCAACGATCGCGCATGGCTTTCTGACTCTGTCATTAGCCAACCGGTTCCTGCCGGAGCTAATCGAGGTTCAAGGCTTCAAACATGCGGTGAATGTTGGCTGTGACGGGGTTCGCTTCCTCAATGTTGTGAAGGTTGGAAGCCGGATCCGGGGTGTCGGTGAGATTGTCTCCGTTGAAGAAAAAGGCGGCGGAATTCAGTCGCGGGTCCGCATAACGATTGAGATCGAAGGTGAGAAAAAGCCAGCCTGCGTCGTTGAAACGATCAGCCGTTATTTCGCATGACGGCAGGCCTCGACATAAAGAGCAGGACTCACAAGATCCGCTCAGTTATCGGCACCTACTGCAAGGCCATCCGTGAGGCAGACCTTGAGGCGATCTGCGCGCTTTTTGCTGACGGTGCGATTTTGGAGGATCCTGCGGGATCGCCACAAATCAAGGGCAAGGCCGACATTCGGGCCTTTTACGAACAATCGTTGAAGGGCAGACCTAAGGTCAGGATCAATGCCGACCCCATTGTCATTGGCAGCTTTTCGGCGACGCCGATGCAGATTGATCTAGAATACAATGGCAAGCCGCTCTCAATCGAACTCCTCAGCGTCATGTCCTACGATGATCAAAATCGTATCCTGTCGATGAGCGCCTATTTCGATCCGAGGGCGCTCGATGGTTGAGCTCAATCCATCCTCCTCGACATGCGTCATTACCGGTGCGGCGAGCGGTATCGGCGCTTCGCTAGCCCGAAAGGCGTCCGCAGAAGGATACCACCTCCTACTCACCGATATTGATGAGCAAGGACTGAAGGCGGTTGCTGCAGAAACTGGTGCTGATTACTGCCTGTGTGACGTCAGCTCACCAAGCCAGGTAGAGTCTCTTGCGGATCGCGCCGCTAATGCGGGACGACCAGTCGGCGCCGTATTTGCAAATGCTGGCGTCATGCAAATGGGCCAGTTGGCGGAAACGACGGCGGACGTCTGGGCCCTTATTGTCAATGTCAATTTAATAGGCTGCGCGAATGTCGTCCGGTCATTCGTTCCGATTCTGACGGCGCAGAAGAGCCATTCGCACTTTGTCGCTACAGCCTCGGTGGCCGGTCTCGTCAATGCGCCGGGATCTGGCGCATACAACGCGACAAAGCAGGGCGTCGTGGCAATCTGCGAGACGCTTTATCAGGAACTTCGTGAGATCTCACCGCAAGTCAGCGTTTCTGTCATTTGTCCGGGTGCCGTTCGCACACAATTCCTCAGCACCGACCGCTACAGGCATCTTGCGCGCGAAGAGAAAAGAGTAAAAAATCTCTCGGAAATTGTGCAAACAAAAGGTATAACGCCAGATGATATATCCAAATGCGTTTTTGAATGCCTAAAAGAGAAACGCTTCTGGATTTTTCCACAGGACTACGTCTTGGACAGGTTTCGCGCCAGGGCGGAGGCTATAATGAGCCAATCACCCCCCAAATGGATGCCGGAAGGTTCAAAGTGAGAAAAAGCGCGGAGGGACGCAATGGACGCACTTGATAGCCGGATCATTGCTGAATTGAAGAAAGATGGGCGTCAGTCGGCGCAGTCAGTGGCGAATGCGGTAGGGTCTTCGGCTGTAACTGTCCGGTCTCGTATCAAGGAGCTGGAAGATAGCGGCATGCTCAAAGTGGTCGCCGTGACTGATTTTTCTGCGGCTGGATATGACACGCTATTGGCTGTCGGTGTGGATGTTGAGCGGCGAACAGCAGAAGATGTAGCCCTCGAGCTCAGCCAATATGAGCAGATTCTTGCGGTCAATCTGATCTCTGGCGCCACTGACATCGAAATCCTCGTTGGCGCGCGGGACTTCGCTGACGTGTCGCGGTTTCTCGAAGAAGAAATCGGCAGGATCAAGGGAATTGGAAAATTGTCAGCCGCCCTGGCGCTCGAAGTTTTCAAATATGAGTCTGAAACGGTCGTTGACACATGAAGAACAAGAACCTGCTCGACGATACGGACCGGGAAATCCTGGAATTTCTTTCTGAGAATGCGCGGACGTCGAACCGTGAAATCGCACAGAAGATGGGCGTGGCGGAAGGAACCATCCGTTCACGGATCAAGCGGATGGTCGATGAGCGGTCGATACGCTTTTCTGCGCTCAGCAGGGAAGAGAATCAGGACACGGCAACCCTCTGCTATGTCGGCTTGCGTGTCGATCTGGCAAATACGACGGCCGTTGCGACCTCGCTCTGCGCGTTTCATGAAGCTCGCTTTGTTGCCCGCACGCTCGGTCGCTTTGATATTTTCGCGGTGGTCGTGGTGAGTTCTGTCGAGGGGTTAAACCGTTTTGTCAGTGACAGGGTCATGCCACTGGAAGGCGTGCGGCGTGTACACACAAGTATCGTCACGAACATGATAAAATATGATCACCGCTGGGGCAGGGTGACCTAGGTTCGGCTATGCCTGTAACGAGCCCTCTTGCTTCGGTCGATGATCTTGTCACGTCGATCTATACAGGAATCTCGGAAAACCGGCCTTGGCAGACCTTTCTGAAGCTACTGCGGGAACGCACAAATTCGGAAGTGGCGTCTCTATCCTTGCGGCGTGGCGGCAATGGCGTCTCGCCTATCGTCATCCTCGACCGTCGGTATGAAATCGGCAAGCAGGATGCGCGACACATGGCGCGGGAATATGCCCTGCTCGTCGACCAGGACCCAATCAGCGCGACTCTCAATACACCAGGTAAAGTGACAAGTCTCCACGAACTGATCTCGCCTGAAGAGCTTGAGCAGAATGCATTTTTCCAGCGTCTGATGAAGCCGGGCGGCGTCCAGCATTATATCGGCATGTGCTTTGGTGAGCCGCGGGGCTGGCGTTGTCTTATCCGGCTCATGAACAAGCCCGATATGCCGGACTATGACGAAACAGACCGTCAGCTGTTGCGGGCGCTCCATACGCATCTCGAGACAGCCCTGTCCTTGTTCGCGGAGCTCAAGCGCTCGAGATTCGAACTCAACGAGTTCCATGCTTCGCTCGACAGGCTCGTGATCGGTGTCTTTGTCCTGGACGGCAGTGGAAAGCTGCTTGACGCAAATCGCACAGCGCGATCCATCGCGGCACGCAACTCGCTCGTGCGTGTGCTCGATGACACCCTGCACATCAACAATTCTGCACTGAACAGTAAATTCAAGAATGCTCTGGAACGTGGGCTGGCGGCGCGCGAGTTCGAGCCGGACCATCAGTTTGTCGAGACGCTGAGACTTGAATCGCCAGCAGGAGAGCGATTTGAAATGTTGGTACGCAATGTTGGCCGGCACGACCGCTTTGTTGGAACGCGCATGCCCGCTGTCATCGTCTATATCTCGGATCATGACGACCGAATGAGCATCCATGACAACCTGCTGGAAAAGCTCTTTGGGCTCACACCGACCGAAGCCAGGCTAGCTGCCTTACTGGCGAGTGGAATGTCGCTGACTGACGCGGCAGGCCATCTGGGCGTTACGGAGAACACGGTCCGGAAGTACTCAAAGACAGTCTATTCCAAGCTGGGCGTGCACAGGCAAGCCGAACTTGTCCGCCTCATTCTCAAAAGCGTTGCCATATTCGGCTGACGCTGAGTTAGTTCCCGCCACTTCCCCACTCTATTGTGATTTCTACGGAAACAATGCCTGCGCGCCCCGGAGGCCCACACCCCCCATTTGGGGGTGTCAGGCGGAGCGTCGGCGTGGTCTCTGAACGGCAACGGGGCGGCGAAGTCAGCAACCGGCATATACGGAGTGGAACGCAACGTGAGTGTTATTTTCGGTAAGACCGTGGGTCGTCCGGATGGCGTGTTCGAGGGCGTCTCTGCTTTACTAAATTCAAGACACCGCTGTCCTTTTCGAAGGGCAAGGCTGCTGGCCGTGGCCTGCTGAACGACAAGGATGCCTGCTGATGCCCCTCGATCTCAACTATACAAATCAACAGAAAGTGTTTCGCGAAGACGTGCGAAAGTGGATGGAGGCGAACGTCCCCCGGCAACGTCTGAAGACGCTGGAATGTCGGGAGGGATTCGAGCAGCATCGCGAGTGGGAGAGGGTTCTCCAATCCGGTGACTGGGGCATGGTCACCTGGCCGAAAGCCTATGGCGGGCGCGGCTGCGATCTCATCGAATGGCTGATCTTCGAAGAGGAGTATTATCGTGTCGATGCGCCTTTGCGCGTGAGCCAGAATGGTATTTTCCTGCTGGGGCCAACACTCATGGAGTATGGCACGCCCGAGCAGAAGGCGCGCTTTCTACCGGCCATGGCGGCAGGCGACGAGATATGGGCGCAGGCCTGGTCAGAGCCGAATGCGGGATCGGATATGGCGGCCATCCGCACGAAAGCCGTCCGCGACGGCGATGAATACGTAATTTCCGGCCAGAAGATCTGGTCGTCACGCGCCGTATTTGCAGACTGGTGCTTCACCCTGGTGCGGACGGACCCCGATAGCCGTCGGCACAAGGGGCTGTCGATGATCCTCCTGCCGCTGGATTCTTCCGGACTGACAATCCGACCGATTGCGCAGCTGGACGGAAATCCAGGTTTCGCCGAACTGTTCTTCGATGAGGTGCGGGTACCTGTCTCGAATCTACTTGGCCCGGAGAATGGCGGTTGGGGGGTGGCGATGGCGACGGCCGGCTTCGAGCGGGGGTTGATGCTGCGGTCGCCGGCGCGGTTTCAGAGAACGGCCGCGCGTTTGCTGGAATTGTACCGGCAGCGTGGCGATCGCGCGTCACCCGGGGTCCGCGACAGGGTCCTGCAGGCATGGCTGGACGCTGAAGCTTACTGTCTTTCGACCTATCAGACCGCTAGCAAGATCATGGCGGGCGGCTCAATTGGGGCCGAGGCCAGCTGCAACAAGATTTTCTGGTCCGAACTTGATCGCGAGATGCATCGTCTCGGCATGCTGCTGTGCGGCGACTCGGCCGAGCTGACGGGAGAGAGCGGGCGGGCGCTGGATGAGGGGCGCTGGCTCGACGGATACATGTTCTCGCTCGCCGGGCCGATCTATGCTGGCACCAACGAAATCCAGCGAAACATTATTGCTGAGCGACTGCTCGGCATGCCAAGGGGTTAGGAGACTCCCATGAACTTTGCGTTCGCTCAGGACACACTCGATTTGCGCGATGGCGCGCGGTCATTCCTTGATGCTGAGAATGATGCGGCTCGCCTCAGGGACGTCGCTTCGGGAGGCGACAGGCTGAGATTGTGGCCCAAGCTTGCGGAAATGGGGCTTCTGGGGCTGCTTGCGCCTGAGGCGGCTGGTGGGCTTGATCTGCCTTCAGAGGATGTTCTCCTCTTCTGTGAAGAAGTGGGTAGGGCGTGCCTGCCAGAACCTTTCTCCGAGACAGCTGCGGTTCTGATCCCGGCGCTTCGTGCGCTTGGCTGCCCAACAGAAGCCATGATCGAGGATCTGGTATCAGGGGCGAGACGCGGGATCATCGCTCACCCCCTTAATCCCTATCCCAACTTTGCCGAAGATGCCGACTTCGCGCTTGCCTTTCTGCCCGGTAAGGTGATCGTCTCTGCGGGCGAATACATCAAATTGACGCCTCAGCAGAGCATCGATCCGGGGCGACGTCTCTGTAGCGTGACCGTGCCGTTTGGTAAGATCATCGCCAAGGGCGAACTTGGTAGCCAGCTGGCGGCCAACATTGCGGCACGGGGAGCCTGTGCTGCGGCGGCTGAATTGTGTGGTCTTGCGGCGCGGATGATTGAACTGGCCACTGAATACTCAAAAGTCCGTGAGCAGTTTGGTCAGCCGATCGGTTCGTTCCAGGCGGTCAAGCACCTGATGGCGAATGCGCAGGTCCGGCTCGAGTTCGCCCGACCGGCAGTCTATCGCGCCGGTACTTTGCTGAACACGGCGGGACAGGCGCGAGACAATGCCGTCGCGCATGCAAAGATCGCGGCAACGGATGCGGCCATGTTGGCGGCTGAGAACGCGATCCAGGTATTTGGCGGTATGGGCTATACGTTTGAAGTCGACCTCCATTTCTACATGAAGCGAGTGTGGGCGCTCGCGGGTATCTGGGGCGACAGAAACTATCACCAGAAAGTTGTCGACGGGGCAGTCCTCAAGAGGGCCATGCCTGTCGGCCCGGGCAACACGTTCATGCAAGGGCAATCAGCATGCTGATCCAGACTGTACCAGAGGTCCTGGCGAAAGCTGTATCAGCAGACCCTGAGGGCATAGCCATCATCGACGGCGATCAGTCGATCAGCTATTCGGCGCTGCTTGCGACGGCGAGCAAAGGCGCTGCATGCCTAAGGTCGCTGAACGTATCAGCAGGGGATCGGGTGGCGCTTTGGGCGCCGAATTCCTCAGACTGGATCATTGCGGCACTTTCCATCCATCTGAATGGCAGCATTCTGGTTCCGCTGAATACACGGCTTAAGCCTGCTGAAGCGGCGGAGATCGTCGGGCGGACTTCGGCGCAGCTGGTACTGACAACCGAGCGTTTTCTCGGCCGGGATAATGTCGCTGCGCTAAGGGCAGAGCCCAGCATGCAAGAGACGCAGATCATCAGCATTGATGGCAATAATGAGGGTTCATGGCCTGCACTGCTTTCGTCTCAAAAGGATACGGGCCCGGCGGCCTCCGATCCCTTCATTGCAAGTCCTGATGACATATCGGACCTGATCTTCACATCGGGTACGACAGGCCTTCCCAAAGGCGTGGCGACCACGCACGCCCAGACGACCCAGAATTCGCGAGCCTGGGCCGAAGCGGTCGGTTTGACGTCGGACGATACATATCTCATCGTGAATCCGTTCTTTCACACATTTGGTTACAAGGCAGGCTGGCTCGCAGCCTTATGGTTCCGCACGCGGATCATCCCGATGTCGACGTTCACGCCTGAAGACGCTTGCCGCCTCATCCAGGAGCATCGCGTAACAATTCTTCCTGGACCGCCGACGATTTTTGAGGACCTTCTGCGCTTCAAGGACCGGGACGCCTACGACATTTCTTCCCTGCGTGCGGCCGTGACGGGCGCTTCTGTGGTTCCAGAAGAGCTTGTCCGGCGAATGAAGGACGAGTTGGGGATCGAACAGGTCATGACGGCCTATGGCCTAACCGAATGCTGCGGCGTCGCGACGATTACGGGCCGCGCCGATCCAATTGAACGCATAAGCAAGACGTGTGGCAAAGCCGTCAATGGTGTCGAGCTCATGATTGCCGATGGCAGGGGTATCCCTGTCGAGACCGGAGAGACGGGCGAAATCTTGCTGCGCAGCGAGTATAACTTCAAACATTACCTCGACGATCCGGCCGCGACGGAAGCGAGTTACCATCGAAATGGCTGGATGAAGACAGGCGATCTTGGCCGTCTCGATGCACTCGGTTATCTGACGATTACGGGCCGCAAGAAAGAGATGTTCATCTGCGGTGGATTTAATTGTTATCCAGCGGAGATCGAACATCAAATTCGTCAGCATCCGGCCGTTTCCGAGGTTGCTGTCATTGGCATGCCTGACGACCGTCTCGGCGAGGTTGGCGCGGCTTTCGTTACGCTTGAAGATGGGGCCCGACTTGATGAGCAGGCCCTGGTTGACTGGTCTCGTGACCGAATCGCCAACTACAAGGTTCCGCGACTGGTCCGCATTCTGAAGGTGCTGCCGCGCAACTCTCTCGGCAAGATCGAGAAGGTGAAGCTCTCCCAGATGCTTGATTAGGGGCGGCCTCCCTGCGTGCCGCCGGCGCGTCAGTCTCTTGTTCTCAGGCGGATCAGGGTGAGGAATTCGCGGCGCAGCGACGCGTTTTCCAAGAACTGTCCGCGCATGACGCTGTTGATCATCTGTGTATTGTTATCTTTTACGCCGCGCCAGTGCATGCAGAAATGATCAGCTTCCATCACGATTGCGATGCCGTCAGGCGTGATCATACTTTCCAGCATGTCGGCGAGTTGAACGATCGCTTCTTCCTGGATCTGGGGCCGCGACATGATCCAGTCTGTCAGCCGAGAATACTTCGAGAGACCTATCAGATTTGAGCGGGCATTCGGTAGCACCCCGATCCATACGCGGCCGATAATCGGACAAAGGTGATGACTGCACGCGCTACGAACCGTGATTGGCCCCACGATCATCAACTCGTTTAGAGCTTCCGCATTGGGAAACTCCGTCGTGTCGGGAGAAGAATGGTAGCGTCCGGCGAATACTTCCGTCACAAACATGCGGGCAACCCGGGCCGCCGTGTCGCGGGTATTGTGGTCGCGGCTCGTATCGATCACGAGGGCATGCAGGAGCTGCTCCACTGCGGCCTCGACTTCTGCCTGCAGGGCTTCGATTTCGCCGGGCTCAATGAAAGCGGCGATATTGTCGTTGGCAAAATACCGTTTGTCGGCATCTTCTAGCCGTTTCCGGATTGTGCCGGACACGGCGGTCTTAATGAGCTCGTCGACCATGGAATTGGCCCCTTCTTGTTCTTTGTTATTGCTGCGCCGGTTAAAGCGTTAGGCCGCCGTCCACGATGACGTTCGTACCTGTCGTGAACGAGGCGCCCGGCGAGAGCAGGAAAACTGCGGTTTGTGCGATCTCTTCAGGCGTGGCCATGCGCCCCTGCACGCTGGTGCGGTGGAACATCTTCTCGACGGTGGCGGGTTTAACGCCCTTGAGCGCATTCTGGCTCATCGCGCTGCTGACACTGCCTGGACAGATTGCGTTGCACCGGATGCGGCGTTGCTGATCAATTGCGAGCCGAGCCACAGATTGGGTGAGGTTCAGGAGGGCTGCCTTGGAGGCACCGTAGGACACTGTTCGCGAGCCAGGTTTGAGGCCTGCCACCGAGGCGATATTCACGATCGCCCCTTCGTCCTGCATGAGCCGTAGGGCCATCTGACAGCCAAGCAAAGGCCCTTCGAAATTGATGCGCATGACGTCCCGCAAACCGTCGATGGTGACCTGCTCAGCAGTCTCCTGTCGGTATATGCCAGCATTATTGACCAGCCCGTCGAGCCTTCCGAAGCGTGTGTTGATCACTTTCTCAAGTGTCTGCCAGTCGTCGGCACTGCCGACATCGTGGCGCTGAAAGACGGCGCCATTTATGATTTCATCGCTGGCAGCCGCTTCCGCAGCCGGATCGATGTCGGTCCAGATGACCAGCGCGCCCAGCCGCATCAGGCTGCGCGTGATGGCAGCACCGATCGCGCCTGCGCCGCCAGTCACGACGATGACTTTGTCTGCTAGAGTGATCATGCCGGTCTAATCAGGGCGTGTACCAGATAGGCGATGTGTACGCCCTCTCCTGAAGTGTCGTCGGCACGCCTTCGGGCAGCTCGATTCCGTAGAAGGCCGCATCATACGCTGTCCAGCGCGGCGTCGGGATCTCCAGGACGCGAAGATAGTAGAACGCCCGCTGGTCCGGATCGAAGTCGGGGTCCGTCCAGACGGTGCTCAGTTCCGGATCGCCAATCGAGTTGAGATAGGTTGCAGTTTCCAGATCCACTGTGTTCCCAACAGGGGCGACCGGTGAGCCTGGCTCGGCTGTCCGTCCGTCAGACAGGGCGACATCATAGATCTTTTCGTGGGTGCTTCCGGAGCCGTCGAGCCAGCCTTTCACGACCTGGACCCGGTCCAGGTTTGCGCCTTCCGG contains:
- a CDS encoding MaoC family dehydratase, whose product is MPMVFQTPSALVGSEGQKLGPTDWLTIDQARIDGFADCTDDHQWIHVDVDEAANGPFGATIAHGFLTLSLANRFLPELIEVQGFKHAVNVGCDGVRFLNVVKVGSRIRGVGEIVSVEEKGGGIQSRVRITIEIEGEKKPACVVETISRYFA
- a CDS encoding acyl-CoA dehydrogenase family protein, with amino-acid sequence MNFAFAQDTLDLRDGARSFLDAENDAARLRDVASGGDRLRLWPKLAEMGLLGLLAPEAAGGLDLPSEDVLLFCEEVGRACLPEPFSETAAVLIPALRALGCPTEAMIEDLVSGARRGIIAHPLNPYPNFAEDADFALAFLPGKVIVSAGEYIKLTPQQSIDPGRRLCSVTVPFGKIIAKGELGSQLAANIAARGACAAAAELCGLAARMIELATEYSKVREQFGQPIGSFQAVKHLMANAQVRLEFARPAVYRAGTLLNTAGQARDNAVAHAKIAATDAAMLAAENAIQVFGGMGYTFEVDLHFYMKRVWALAGIWGDRNYHQKVVDGAVLKRAMPVGPGNTFMQGQSAC
- a CDS encoding Lrp/AsnC family transcriptional regulator, which codes for MDALDSRIIAELKKDGRQSAQSVANAVGSSAVTVRSRIKELEDSGMLKVVAVTDFSAAGYDTLLAVGVDVERRTAEDVALELSQYEQILAVNLISGATDIEILVGARDFADVSRFLEEEIGRIKGIGKLSAALALEVFKYESETVVDT
- a CDS encoding SDR family NAD(P)-dependent oxidoreductase: MITLADKVIVVTGGAGAIGAAITRSLMRLGALVIWTDIDPAAEAAASDEIINGAVFQRHDVGSADDWQTLEKVINTRFGRLDGLVNNAGIYRQETAEQVTIDGLRDVMRINFEGPLLGCQMALRLMQDEGAIVNIASVAGLKPGSRTVSYGASKAALLNLTQSVARLAIDQQRRIRCNAICPGSVSSAMSQNALKGVKPATVEKMFHRTSVQGRMATPEEIAQTAVFLLSPGASFTTGTNVIVDGGLTL
- the folE gene encoding GTP cyclohydrolase I; amino-acid sequence: MVDELIKTAVSGTIRKRLEDADKRYFANDNIAAFIEPGEIEALQAEVEAAVEQLLHALVIDTSRDHNTRDTAARVARMFVTEVFAGRYHSSPDTTEFPNAEALNELMIVGPITVRSACSHHLCPIIGRVWIGVLPNARSNLIGLSKYSRLTDWIMSRPQIQEEAIVQLADMLESMITPDGIAIVMEADHFCMHWRGVKDNNTQMINSVMRGQFLENASLRREFLTLIRLRTRD
- a CDS encoding AMP-binding protein, with protein sequence MLIQTVPEVLAKAVSADPEGIAIIDGDQSISYSALLATASKGAACLRSLNVSAGDRVALWAPNSSDWIIAALSIHLNGSILVPLNTRLKPAEAAEIVGRTSAQLVLTTERFLGRDNVAALRAEPSMQETQIISIDGNNEGSWPALLSSQKDTGPAASDPFIASPDDISDLIFTSGTTGLPKGVATTHAQTTQNSRAWAEAVGLTSDDTYLIVNPFFHTFGYKAGWLAALWFRTRIIPMSTFTPEDACRLIQEHRVTILPGPPTIFEDLLRFKDRDAYDISSLRAAVTGASVVPEELVRRMKDELGIEQVMTAYGLTECCGVATITGRADPIERISKTCGKAVNGVELMIADGRGIPVETGETGEILLRSEYNFKHYLDDPAATEASYHRNGWMKTGDLGRLDALGYLTITGRKKEMFICGGFNCYPAEIEHQIRQHPAVSEVAVIGMPDDRLGEVGAAFVTLEDGARLDEQALVDWSRDRIANYKVPRLVRILKVLPRNSLGKIEKVKLSQMLD
- a CDS encoding SDR family oxidoreductase is translated as MVELNPSSSTCVITGAASGIGASLARKASAEGYHLLLTDIDEQGLKAVAAETGADYCLCDVSSPSQVESLADRAANAGRPVGAVFANAGVMQMGQLAETTADVWALIVNVNLIGCANVVRSFVPILTAQKSHSHFVATASVAGLVNAPGSGAYNATKQGVVAICETLYQELREISPQVSVSVICPGAVRTQFLSTDRYRHLAREEKRVKNLSEIVQTKGITPDDISKCVFECLKEKRFWIFPQDYVLDRFRARAEAIMSQSPPKWMPEGSK
- a CDS encoding nuclear transport factor 2 family protein, whose product is MTAGLDIKSRTHKIRSVIGTYCKAIREADLEAICALFADGAILEDPAGSPQIKGKADIRAFYEQSLKGRPKVRINADPIVIGSFSATPMQIDLEYNGKPLSIELLSVMSYDDQNRILSMSAYFDPRALDG
- a CDS encoding Lrp/AsnC family transcriptional regulator — its product is MKNKNLLDDTDREILEFLSENARTSNREIAQKMGVAEGTIRSRIKRMVDERSIRFSALSREENQDTATLCYVGLRVDLANTTAVATSLCAFHEARFVARTLGRFDIFAVVVVSSVEGLNRFVSDRVMPLEGVRRVHTSIVTNMIKYDHRWGRVT
- a CDS encoding acyl-CoA dehydrogenase, translating into MPLDLNYTNQQKVFREDVRKWMEANVPRQRLKTLECREGFEQHREWERVLQSGDWGMVTWPKAYGGRGCDLIEWLIFEEEYYRVDAPLRVSQNGIFLLGPTLMEYGTPEQKARFLPAMAAGDEIWAQAWSEPNAGSDMAAIRTKAVRDGDEYVISGQKIWSSRAVFADWCFTLVRTDPDSRRHKGLSMILLPLDSSGLTIRPIAQLDGNPGFAELFFDEVRVPVSNLLGPENGGWGVAMATAGFERGLMLRSPARFQRTAARLLELYRQRGDRASPGVRDRVLQAWLDAEAYCLSTYQTASKIMAGGSIGAEASCNKIFWSELDREMHRLGMLLCGDSAELTGESGRALDEGRWLDGYMFSLAGPIYAGTNEIQRNIIAERLLGMPRG
- a CDS encoding helix-turn-helix transcriptional regulator; the encoded protein is MPVTSPLASVDDLVTSIYTGISENRPWQTFLKLLRERTNSEVASLSLRRGGNGVSPIVILDRRYEIGKQDARHMAREYALLVDQDPISATLNTPGKVTSLHELISPEELEQNAFFQRLMKPGGVQHYIGMCFGEPRGWRCLIRLMNKPDMPDYDETDRQLLRALHTHLETALSLFAELKRSRFELNEFHASLDRLVIGVFVLDGSGKLLDANRTARSIAARNSLVRVLDDTLHINNSALNSKFKNALERGLAAREFEPDHQFVETLRLESPAGERFEMLVRNVGRHDRFVGTRMPAVIVYISDHDDRMSIHDNLLEKLFGLTPTEARLAALLASGMSLTDAAGHLGVTENTVRKYSKTVYSKLGVHRQAELVRLILKSVAIFG